The Virgibacillus dokdonensis genome includes a window with the following:
- the hisC gene encoding histidinol-phosphate transaminase: MKYWSEVAKRSTPYVPGEQLNDPAIIKLNTNENPYPPSPNVQEAIKQEMNQALHLYPSPTVDSLRESIAKQEGTEKESVFVGNGSDEVLAFAFMGLFSPTRTIRFPAITYSFYPVYANLFQIPYEEVPLTNNFTLDEKAFFHTKGGVILPNPNAPTSIFTSLEKLEEIIQHNPDNVVIIDEAYIDFAPESAIALTHKYEQLLIVKTFSKSRSLAGLRVGYAIGHPNLIGALTRIKDSFNSYTIDRLAIVGAKAAMEDAAYLKETTRKIIQTRKWTQEQMEKRDFHVLPSATNFLFVQHPDYNGEQLYERLKAKKILIRHFRKSGIENYMRITIGTDEMMQQFLLVLDEIMQNT, translated from the coding sequence ATTAAACTAAATACAAATGAAAATCCCTATCCTCCGTCGCCAAATGTGCAGGAAGCAATCAAACAAGAGATGAACCAAGCATTACATCTTTACCCGTCACCGACTGTTGACAGTTTAAGAGAGAGCATTGCTAAACAGGAGGGGACGGAAAAGGAATCTGTTTTTGTTGGAAATGGCTCCGATGAAGTACTAGCGTTCGCATTTATGGGGCTATTTTCACCAACTCGAACGATACGATTTCCAGCAATTACATATAGCTTTTACCCTGTCTACGCCAATCTTTTTCAAATTCCGTATGAAGAAGTGCCATTAACGAATAATTTCACATTAGATGAGAAAGCTTTTTTTCATACAAAAGGCGGAGTTATTCTACCAAATCCAAATGCGCCGACAAGCATATTTACTAGCTTAGAAAAATTGGAAGAAATCATTCAACATAATCCAGATAATGTCGTTATTATTGATGAAGCTTACATTGATTTTGCACCAGAATCTGCCATAGCACTAACGCATAAGTATGAGCAGCTGTTAATTGTAAAAACTTTTTCAAAGTCACGTTCTTTAGCTGGATTACGTGTTGGCTACGCAATTGGACATCCAAATTTAATTGGAGCGTTAACCCGTATAAAAGACTCCTTTAATTCTTATACGATAGACAGGCTTGCTATAGTCGGTGCAAAAGCAGCTATGGAAGATGCTGCTTACTTGAAAGAAACGACTCGTAAGATTATTCAAACTCGGAAGTGGACGCAAGAACAGATGGAAAAGCGCGATTTCCATGTGCTCCCAAGCGCAACTAATTTTCTATTTGTTCAACATCCTGATTATAATGGAGAACAATTATATGAGCGTTTAAAGGCGAAAAAAATTCTCATACGCCATTTTCGTAAATCTGGCATAGAAAATTATATGCGAATTACCATTGGTACAGACGAGATGATGCAACAGTTTTTGTTGGTGTTGGATGAAATTATGCAGAATACGTAA
- a CDS encoding SurA N-terminal domain-containing protein, which produces MKKWIIFALTITLAFVLAACGGDNEEDKTAEQDEQQEEGNTEDGGEKPEPVEITDEEKVDDGETVVSVNGEEIKGDRYNPAYLQLKTMNTQFNQDVNEDQLKKQTLDMLINQQLINQDAADKGIEVSKDDVQKEFDTIKKEGKDRLNTALEQFQLNEEQFKNMLRDNLITSQYLNAEFDIEVTDKEVEDYYKQMKEQNEEIGKLEDVKDRIKQTLKDEKTNEQLQKRVEKLKEDADVETMI; this is translated from the coding sequence ATGAAAAAGTGGATTATATTTGCACTTACGATAACGCTAGCATTCGTACTAGCTGCCTGCGGAGGAGATAATGAAGAAGATAAAACCGCAGAACAAGATGAGCAACAAGAAGAAGGCAATACAGAAGATGGCGGAGAAAAGCCAGAGCCTGTTGAAATAACAGATGAGGAAAAAGTTGATGATGGAGAAACAGTTGTTTCTGTAAATGGCGAAGAAATTAAAGGTGATCGTTATAACCCAGCTTACTTACAGTTAAAAACAATGAATACGCAATTCAATCAAGATGTTAATGAGGATCAATTAAAAAAACAAACGTTAGATATGCTTATAAACCAGCAATTGATTAATCAAGATGCTGCTGATAAAGGCATCGAAGTATCTAAAGATGACGTGCAGAAAGAGTTTGATACGATTAAAAAAGAAGGCAAAGATCGTTTAAATACTGCACTAGAGCAGTTCCAGCTTAATGAAGAACAGTTTAAAAACATGCTAAGAGATAATCTAATTACTTCTCAATATTTAAATGCTGAATTTGACATCGAAGTAACAGATAAAGAAGTGGAAGATTATTATAAACAAATGAAAGAACAAAATGAAGAAATAGGTAAGTTAGAAGATGTAAAAGATCGAATTAAACAAACCTTGAAGGATGAAAAAACGAACGAACAATTGCAAAAGCGAGTGGAAAAATTAAAAGAAGATGCTGATGTGGAGACAATGATATAG
- a CDS encoding siderophore ABC transporter substrate-binding protein, translating to MKKTVWLIFASLLVLTLAACGSNSEEKDSSNSEGSDAKESETMEIKQELGDTEVPKNPENVVVFDYGVLDSLDTLGIDVAGVAKGGLIPSYLDKFESDDYENIGGLKEPDFEKIAEINPDVIFISGRQSPVYDQLAEIAPTVYLGVDPANYMESFKANMNTLGEIFDKQAEVEEELAAIDASIEEVKAKAEEMDQKALITLANDDKISAYGPSSRFGLIHDVFGVPPVDENIEASSHGMNVSFEYVMEQNPDLLYVIDRSAAIGEEPAAKNLVENELVKGTKAYKNDNIAYLDPEFWYLSGGGLVSVQEMIKEVEASLE from the coding sequence TTGAAAAAAACCGTATGGCTTATATTTGCAAGTTTGCTCGTGTTAACTTTAGCGGCTTGTGGTTCAAATAGTGAAGAAAAAGATAGTAGTAATAGCGAAGGTTCCGATGCGAAAGAGTCGGAAACAATGGAGATTAAACAAGAGCTTGGTGATACAGAAGTTCCAAAAAATCCCGAAAATGTTGTGGTGTTCGACTATGGTGTGCTTGATTCATTGGATACATTAGGGATTGATGTTGCAGGTGTAGCTAAAGGTGGTTTAATCCCATCTTATTTAGACAAATTTGAAAGTGATGACTATGAAAATATTGGCGGCTTGAAAGAGCCGGATTTTGAAAAAATTGCTGAGATTAATCCAGATGTTATTTTCATATCGGGTCGACAGTCCCCTGTTTATGATCAATTAGCTGAAATTGCTCCGACTGTTTATTTAGGTGTAGATCCAGCTAACTATATGGAGTCTTTCAAAGCAAATATGAACACGCTAGGTGAGATTTTTGATAAGCAAGCAGAAGTAGAAGAAGAGCTTGCTGCTATTGATGCATCTATTGAAGAAGTGAAAGCGAAAGCGGAAGAAATGGATCAAAAAGCGCTTATAACACTAGCTAATGATGATAAAATCAGTGCATATGGTCCTAGCTCTCGTTTTGGATTAATCCATGATGTTTTTGGTGTTCCTCCAGTAGATGAAAACATTGAAGCGTCTTCACATGGTATGAATGTTTCCTTTGAATACGTCATGGAGCAAAACCCTGATTTACTGTACGTTATCGATCGTAGTGCAGCGATTGGCGAAGAACCAGCTGCTAAAAACTTGGTCGAAAATGAATTAGTAAAAGGAACGAAAGCATATAAAAATGACAACATTGCGTACTTAGATCCAGAATTCTGGTATCTGTCCGGTGGTGGACTCGTCTCTGTCCAAGAAATGATTAAAGAAGTAGAAGCAAGCTTAGAATAA
- a CDS encoding iron ABC transporter ATP-binding protein, with protein MVDIKNVFKSFNQKKVIEDVSLTIEKGKITSFIGPNGAGKSTLVSMVSRLIAKDNGDISIDGIDIMKTKSNELAKKISILKQSNSINLKLTVRELVSFGRFPYSQGKLNDYDWEKVDEAIDYMELRDMQDKFLDQLSGGQRQRAHIAMVIAQDTEYILLDEPLNNLDMRHSVQIMKTLRNLVDELGKTVLIVIHDINFASCYSDNIVALKDGKVVKQGRACDVIDKCVLKDIYDMDIDIKDIDNKRICVYF; from the coding sequence ATGGTAGATATTAAAAATGTATTTAAGTCATTTAACCAGAAGAAAGTGATTGAAGATGTATCTCTGACGATTGAAAAAGGGAAAATTACTTCCTTCATTGGCCCAAATGGTGCAGGGAAGAGTACGTTGGTTTCTATGGTTAGTCGCCTTATTGCAAAAGATAATGGGGATATCTCGATTGACGGAATAGACATTATGAAAACGAAGAGTAATGAGCTCGCTAAAAAAATATCGATCTTAAAACAATCCAACTCCATTAATTTAAAATTAACGGTACGTGAGCTCGTATCTTTTGGACGCTTCCCCTATTCTCAAGGTAAATTAAATGATTACGATTGGGAAAAAGTTGACGAGGCGATTGATTATATGGAACTGCGTGATATGCAAGATAAGTTTCTAGATCAACTTAGTGGTGGGCAAAGACAACGAGCACACATCGCCATGGTCATTGCGCAGGATACAGAATATATTTTGCTAGATGAGCCGTTAAATAATTTAGATATGCGCCATTCTGTGCAAATTATGAAAACGTTGCGGAATTTAGTGGATGAGCTTGGCAAAACCGTTTTGATTGTTATTCATGATATTAATTTTGCTTCTTGTTATTCGGATAATATTGTCGCGTTAAAGGATGGGAAAGTCGTTAAGCAAGGAAGAGCATGCGATGTCATTGATAAATGTGTATTAAAAGATATTTATGACATGGATATTGATATTAAGGATATAGATAATAAACGAATTTGTGTTTACTTTTAA
- a CDS encoding iron chelate uptake ABC transporter family permease subunit encodes MGYKQKTIILTLIAISLTLLYVFYDLTGNIGYILPRRIIKVVAILLTGAAIGFATTIFMTITNNRILTPSVLGLDSLYLLIQTAIIFVVGANSLVMMNSHVNYLVSIGGMVVFSLLLYRLLFTSEQNNIYFLLLVGMILGTFFSSITSFMQVLIDPNEFMVAQDRMFASINNVNTDLVYISVVLFVLLLVYMMRYYKYLDVLGLGKDNAVNLGVPYGKVVKHLLVIVAVFISMATALVGPMTFLGLLVVNLAYEFLKTFRHFYILIGSMLISIIALIGGQFIVEEVFTFETTISVIINFIGGIYFIYLLLKENKSW; translated from the coding sequence ATGGGATATAAACAGAAGACAATTATTCTAACTCTCATCGCTATATCATTAACATTGCTTTATGTTTTTTATGACCTTACTGGAAATATTGGATACATTCTACCGAGACGTATCATCAAAGTTGTGGCGATTCTTTTAACAGGTGCAGCAATCGGATTTGCGACAACGATTTTTATGACAATAACGAATAATCGTATTTTAACGCCAAGTGTATTAGGACTGGATTCCCTTTACCTCTTGATCCAAACAGCTATTATCTTTGTAGTAGGGGCTAATTCGTTAGTTATGATGAATAGCCATGTGAATTACCTCGTTTCCATTGGAGGAATGGTCGTATTTTCATTACTCCTATATCGATTGTTATTTACAAGCGAGCAAAACAATATTTATTTTCTATTGCTTGTAGGAATGATATTAGGAACTTTTTTCAGCAGTATTACTTCATTTATGCAAGTGTTAATTGATCCGAATGAGTTCATGGTAGCTCAAGATCGAATGTTTGCCAGCATAAACAACGTAAACACAGACCTTGTCTATATATCTGTCGTTTTATTTGTACTCCTTCTTGTTTACATGATGCGCTATTACAAATACTTAGATGTATTGGGACTAGGAAAAGATAATGCGGTTAACTTAGGGGTTCCATACGGAAAAGTCGTCAAGCATTTACTCGTTATTGTTGCTGTATTTATTTCGATGGCTACAGCTTTAGTAGGACCAATGACGTTTTTGGGGTTATTAGTTGTTAATTTAGCTTATGAATTTTTAAAGACATTCCGTCATTTTTATATTTTAATTGGCTCCATGCTCATAAGTATTATTGCATTAATTGGCGGACAGTTTATTGTAGAAGAAGTATTTACCTTTGAAACGACGATTAGTGTCATTATAAACTTTATCGGTGGTATTTACTTTATTTATCTTTTGTTAAAGGAGAATAAATCATGGTAG
- a CDS encoding ABC transporter permease, which yields MKIRHLTIILIILSFVSIFVGVSNVSPLDIFQLTEEQAKVLMVSRVPRLLSILIAGMSMSICGLIMQQLSRNKFVSPTTAGTLDSARLGILVSMVLFTSANPFEKMLVSFAFALLGTFAFMKILEKVKFKDAIFIPLIGLMFGNIVSSMSTFIAYRYDLIQNISSWMQGDFSMIMTGNYELMFVSIPILMIAFFYANKFTIAGMGEDFSKNLGLNYRQVVNLGLIIVALVTASVVLAVGMIPFLGLIIPNIVTIYQGDHLKKSLLHTALLGAIFVLICDIIGRIIIYPYEIPISLTVGVIGSGLFIYLLFRRKKYGI from the coding sequence ATGAAAATACGACATCTAACAATCATATTAATTATACTTTCCTTTGTATCTATCTTTGTTGGTGTATCAAACGTTTCTCCGCTAGATATATTTCAGCTAACGGAGGAGCAGGCAAAAGTATTAATGGTTTCAAGAGTTCCGAGACTTTTAAGTATTTTAATTGCTGGTATGAGCATGAGTATTTGCGGCTTAATTATGCAACAATTAAGCAGAAATAAATTTGTATCGCCAACAACGGCAGGAACATTGGATTCCGCCAGACTTGGAATATTAGTATCCATGGTGTTATTTACCTCTGCGAATCCATTTGAAAAGATGCTTGTTTCTTTTGCTTTTGCTCTGTTAGGTACGTTTGCATTTATGAAGATACTGGAAAAAGTAAAATTTAAAGATGCGATATTCATCCCATTAATTGGTTTAATGTTTGGAAATATTGTTAGTTCCATGTCTACCTTTATTGCTTATCGTTATGATTTAATTCAAAACATCTCGTCATGGATGCAAGGAGATTTTTCCATGATCATGACAGGGAATTACGAGCTCATGTTTGTCAGCATTCCGATATTGATGATTGCTTTCTTTTATGCAAATAAATTCACGATTGCTGGTATGGGTGAAGATTTTTCCAAAAACCTTGGATTAAACTATCGGCAAGTCGTTAATTTGGGACTGATTATCGTAGCACTTGTAACCGCATCCGTTGTATTGGCAGTAGGAATGATTCCATTTTTAGGATTAATTATTCCTAATATCGTGACTATCTACCAAGGGGATCATTTGAAAAAAAGTTTGCTACATACCGCATTGTTAGGTGCTATTTTCGTTCTTATTTGTGATATTATCGGCAGAATTATTATATATCCATATGAAATACCGATTAGTTTAACGGTAGGGGTCATCGGTAGCGGATTATTTATTTATCTGCTCTTTAGGAGAAAAAAATATGGGATATAA
- a CDS encoding DsbA family oxidoreductase, with protein MKIEIWSDFVCPFCYIGKRKLEQSLETFAYRNDIVVEFKSYQLDPNAEEKPNQNMYEYLSNTKGIPIEQIKQMSKQIEKQAADVGLTYHFDTMQHTNTFTAHRLVKYAARLGKGNNMAEALMHAFFTDSQLISDHETLQTLASKVGLNKKNVAEVICTNSYARDVKDDQHQAREMGVKGVPFFVFNEKYALSGAQPKEVFDQVLEQVWQEAKMENRLQSLNPKGSKTMYCTDEGCCEIEEE; from the coding sequence ATGAAGATTGAGATATGGTCTGATTTCGTTTGCCCTTTTTGTTATATTGGAAAGAGAAAATTGGAGCAATCCTTAGAAACATTTGCATATCGTAATGATATTGTTGTTGAGTTTAAAAGTTATCAATTAGATCCTAACGCAGAAGAAAAGCCAAATCAAAATATGTATGAATATCTCTCAAATACAAAAGGGATTCCCATAGAACAAATAAAGCAAATGAGTAAACAGATAGAAAAGCAAGCAGCAGATGTAGGGCTGACATATCATTTTGATACCATGCAGCATACAAACACGTTTACGGCTCACCGCTTAGTAAAGTATGCAGCACGTCTGGGCAAAGGTAATAACATGGCTGAAGCGTTGATGCATGCTTTTTTCACTGATTCTCAATTAATCAGTGATCATGAAACATTACAGACCCTTGCTAGTAAAGTCGGTTTAAATAAAAAGAACGTCGCTGAGGTTATTTGTACGAATAGCTATGCTAGAGATGTAAAAGACGACCAACATCAAGCGAGAGAAATGGGCGTTAAAGGGGTTCCGTTTTTTGTTTTTAATGAAAAATATGCGCTGTCTGGCGCGCAACCAAAAGAGGTTTTTGACCAGGTTTTGGAACAAGTTTGGCAAGAAGCGAAAATGGAAAACAGACTTCAATCATTGAACCCTAAAGGGTCAAAAACAATGTACTGTACAGATGAGGGTTGTTGTGAAATAGAAGAAGAATAA
- a CDS encoding MBL fold metallo-hydrolase, with protein MEQNFHQREHDKFIPMTSITSGGGVQVKADIYYYTDQMVNISFVGHPEKGEWVLIDAGLPHAASEIKSVVVDRFGKGSKPAAILLTHAHFDHVGGLAALLEEWDVPIYAHSKELPYLRGEKSYPKPDTSVEGGLLAKMANLYPNEPIDLGNAVQALPEDNQVPHLENWKWVHTPGHTPGHVSFYRENDRLLFSGDAFITVRQDSFYRVLMQTAEVNGPPRYYTTDWKAAFESVQKLAELNPKIVVPGHGVSMKGKKLKNGLDRLVEQFTDLAIPDYGKYVDKENNLYQ; from the coding sequence ATGGAACAGAATTTTCATCAACGCGAACATGATAAATTTATTCCGATGACTTCCATTACAAGTGGAGGCGGTGTACAGGTGAAAGCCGATATATACTATTATACGGACCAAATGGTAAATATTAGTTTTGTAGGTCATCCTGAAAAAGGGGAATGGGTGCTTATCGATGCTGGATTACCTCATGCAGCTTCAGAAATTAAATCGGTTGTTGTAGACCGATTTGGAAAAGGTAGTAAGCCAGCTGCAATTCTGTTGACGCATGCTCATTTTGATCATGTAGGGGGATTAGCTGCGTTATTGGAAGAGTGGGATGTCCCTATTTATGCACATTCTAAAGAACTCCCTTACTTACGTGGTGAAAAAAGCTACCCAAAACCGGACACTAGCGTAGAAGGTGGTCTACTAGCGAAAATGGCTAACCTATATCCGAATGAGCCGATTGATCTAGGGAATGCTGTGCAAGCCCTTCCTGAAGACAATCAAGTTCCTCATTTAGAAAATTGGAAATGGGTACATACGCCAGGACATACACCTGGTCATGTATCTTTTTATCGGGAGAATGATCGGCTATTGTTTTCAGGGGATGCGTTCATTACTGTAAGACAGGATTCATTTTATCGTGTGCTGATGCAAACAGCGGAAGTGAATGGTCCACCTAGATACTATACAACCGACTGGAAAGCAGCATTTGAATCTGTACAAAAATTAGCAGAACTAAATCCTAAAATAGTGGTACCAGGCCATGGTGTGAGTATGAAAGGTAAAAAGTTAAAAAACGGATTGGACAGGCTTGTTGAACAATTTACAGATTTAGCTATTCCTGATTATGGAAAGTATGTAGATAAAGAAAATAACTTATATCAATAA
- the fni gene encoding type 2 isopentenyl-diphosphate Delta-isomerase, whose translation MEEGINRRKTEHIQLCLTEHVEGVNKSTGLEGISFIHNALPEIHFDDIQINTTFLNKSLQAPFLVSSMTGGSELATKINQNLALAAEEKGWAVALGSTRALLESDAHQASFLIRQQAPTVPLIANLGAVQLNYGYGAEEAQRIVDMTEADSLVLHFNSLQEAVQDGGDLNFADLLPKVEEICSKLTVPVGAKEVGFGIDGFVAEQLYNAGIAYIDVAGAGGTSWSQVEKLRSQDPLRKAAAEAFNNWGLPTKDCIVSVRNKLPKAPLVASGGMKTGVDAAKAITIGADVIGFARQLLQAATESADAVITTMEQIELELKMAMFGIGVTSLEALQQTRRVSIMGNSLLDES comes from the coding sequence ATGGAAGAGGGAATAAATCGTAGAAAAACCGAACATATTCAGCTATGCTTAACAGAGCATGTAGAAGGTGTGAATAAATCGACGGGGTTAGAAGGTATTTCATTTATACATAATGCGCTTCCTGAGATTCATTTTGATGATATACAAATCAACACAACCTTTTTAAATAAATCGTTACAAGCGCCATTTTTGGTAAGTTCGATGACTGGTGGTTCGGAGCTTGCTACTAAGATCAATCAAAACTTAGCGTTAGCTGCTGAAGAAAAGGGATGGGCTGTTGCCCTTGGTTCAACACGAGCTTTACTAGAAAGTGATGCCCACCAAGCTTCATTCTTAATACGCCAGCAAGCTCCGACAGTACCTTTAATTGCTAATTTAGGTGCTGTGCAATTGAATTATGGTTACGGCGCTGAAGAAGCCCAGCGTATTGTAGATATGACGGAAGCTGATTCACTTGTTCTCCATTTTAATAGTTTGCAAGAAGCTGTACAAGATGGTGGTGACTTAAATTTTGCTGATTTATTGCCTAAAGTAGAAGAAATTTGCAGTAAATTAACCGTGCCAGTTGGTGCGAAGGAAGTTGGCTTTGGCATTGATGGCTTCGTGGCTGAACAGTTGTACAATGCTGGAATAGCGTATATTGATGTAGCAGGAGCTGGTGGGACATCATGGAGCCAAGTTGAAAAGCTCCGTTCGCAAGATCCACTTCGCAAGGCGGCAGCTGAAGCTTTTAATAACTGGGGTCTGCCAACAAAAGATTGTATCGTGTCAGTAAGAAATAAGCTTCCAAAAGCTCCTCTTGTAGCAAGCGGAGGAATGAAAACAGGTGTCGATGCTGCAAAAGCCATAACTATTGGCGCAGATGTGATCGGTTTTGCACGTCAATTATTGCAGGCAGCAACCGAATCAGCCGATGCAGTCATAACAACGATGGAACAAATAGAATTGGAATTAAAAATGGCTATGTTTGGAATTGGTGTAACTTCATTAGAAGCATTGCAACAAACAAGGCGCGTATCGATTATGGGGAATTCTCTGCTAGATGAAAGCTAG
- a CDS encoding HD domain-containing protein yields the protein MMKDKAKEFATKAHEGQWRKGSKAPYITHPIRVANILEEAGCSEEVICAGYLHDVVEDTATTIQEIAIQFGKHITSLVCANTENKTLPWEKRKQQTIYTLKTLNMEVKQLIIADKLDNLLSIEADLQSFGEVVWDHFHAPFDKQKWYYQSIKEVMYHGISTKEAPAFFNCYEKTVSRVF from the coding sequence ATGATGAAAGATAAAGCAAAAGAATTTGCTACTAAAGCACATGAAGGACAATGGAGAAAAGGTTCCAAGGCACCTTACATCACGCATCCTATTCGTGTTGCGAATATACTTGAAGAAGCTGGTTGCAGTGAGGAAGTTATCTGTGCAGGTTATTTACATGATGTTGTAGAAGACACAGCTACAACCATACAAGAAATCGCCATCCAATTTGGTAAACACATTACTTCTCTTGTCTGTGCAAATACCGAAAATAAAACCCTGCCTTGGGAAAAGCGAAAACAGCAAACGATTTACACATTAAAAACATTAAATATGGAAGTAAAGCAGTTAATTATAGCGGATAAATTAGACAATTTATTAAGTATCGAGGCAGATTTGCAATCCTTTGGAGAGGTTGTATGGGATCACTTCCATGCGCCTTTTGATAAGCAGAAATGGTATTATCAGTCGATAAAAGAAGTTATGTATCATGGCATTTCAACGAAAGAAGCACCTGCTTTTTTTAACTGTTATGAAAAGACCGTGTCACGTGTTTTTTAA